In a genomic window of Mycolicibacterium neoaurum VKM Ac-1815D:
- the recB gene encoding exodeoxyribonuclease V subunit beta, translating into MKTFDLTGPLPAPGSTTVLEASAGTGKTFALAGLVTRMVAEDRAGLDQMLLITFGRAASQELRERVRGQIVEAIAAFEDPGLATNDLLRHLIADDRHARHQRLRDALAGFDAATIATTHQFCSIVLRSLGVAGDSDSGLTLVENLDELVSEIVDDHYLARFGQDGDHPALTYRDARQLAKQVVRNPAAELRPSDPDPDSGTAVALAFARDVLAELEIRKRRNGILGYDDLLTRLADALDDPDSAARVQMPQRWPVVMVDEFQDTDPVQWQVLERAFAGQSTLVLIGDPKQAIYGFRGGDIDTYLRAAQTAGDKQTLGTNWRSDADLVERLQVVLSGAQLGGPEIVVHDVEAHHRGTRLAGAPRDDPFRLRVVSRTGSGTRTISMDRLRTHIGDDLAADIGALLNSGATFDGRRLQARDIAVIVETHRDARACDAALAKAGIPAVYTGDSNVFASRAAHDWLCLLEAFDQPHRSGLVRAAAATLFFRETAETLAAGGDTLTDRVAEELRSWAGHARERGVAAVFEAAQLAGMGTQVLSWQGGERLMTDLAHVTQLLQETAHREGYGLPALRDWLRTQTGEDGGATERNRRLDSDAAAVQIMTVWVSKGLQYPVVYLPFAFNRYAPEPNPVLYHDGEIRCLHVGEAGPDVLRAGKAEVAANDSRLTYVAMTRACSQVVAWWAPSWDERNGGLSRLLRGRRPGQAQVPAVCSPDRLSDADARARLQEWADAGGPVLEDSVIEAVPPPARVDAPGDLDIRRFHRPIDLSWRRTSYSGLLRAAEEAPVSSEPEIAELDDEVADMALVAPATGADVPSPMAQLPVGAAFGSLVHAVLETADPHAGDLAAELLGHIERHSPQWPVTVPAADLAAALVPLHDTDLGPLAPGVTLRQIGLADRLRELDFEIPLAGGDGTVGGFARLTDLAALLATYLPAGDPMRRYVDRLSSGSLGAQPLHGYLSGSIDAVLRIDGRYLVVDYKTNWLGVGDEQLTAADYGPERLAEAMLHSDYPLQALLYSVVLHRYLSWRLPGYDPDTHLGGVLYLFVRGMCGPHTPVTDGNPAGVFSWKPPATLVVAIAELLRGP; encoded by the coding sequence GTGAAGACTTTCGACCTGACCGGGCCGCTGCCTGCGCCGGGCAGCACCACGGTGCTGGAGGCCAGTGCGGGTACCGGAAAGACGTTCGCGCTCGCCGGTCTGGTCACCAGGATGGTCGCCGAGGATCGGGCCGGGTTGGACCAGATGCTGCTGATCACCTTCGGCCGCGCCGCCAGCCAGGAACTGCGCGAACGGGTACGCGGCCAGATCGTCGAAGCCATCGCGGCGTTCGAGGATCCGGGCCTGGCCACCAATGATCTGCTGCGGCATCTGATCGCCGACGATCGCCACGCCCGGCATCAGCGACTGCGCGATGCCCTCGCCGGTTTCGACGCGGCGACCATCGCGACCACCCACCAGTTCTGCAGCATCGTGCTGAGATCGCTCGGCGTGGCCGGCGACAGCGACAGCGGTCTGACCCTGGTGGAGAACCTCGACGAGCTGGTGTCCGAGATCGTCGACGATCACTACCTGGCCCGGTTCGGCCAGGACGGCGACCACCCCGCGCTGACCTATCGCGACGCCCGGCAACTGGCCAAACAGGTGGTCCGCAACCCCGCCGCGGAACTGCGGCCGTCCGATCCCGATCCCGATTCCGGCACCGCCGTCGCGCTGGCGTTCGCCAGGGACGTGTTGGCCGAGTTGGAGATCCGTAAGCGGCGCAACGGAATTCTGGGTTACGACGATCTGTTGACCCGGTTGGCCGATGCGCTGGACGACCCGGATTCCGCGGCCAGGGTGCAGATGCCGCAGCGCTGGCCGGTGGTGATGGTCGACGAGTTCCAGGACACCGACCCGGTGCAGTGGCAGGTCCTGGAGCGGGCCTTCGCCGGGCAGTCCACCCTGGTGCTCATCGGCGACCCGAAGCAGGCCATCTACGGTTTCCGCGGCGGCGATATCGACACCTACCTGCGTGCCGCGCAGACCGCGGGCGACAAGCAGACCCTGGGCACCAACTGGCGCAGCGATGCCGATCTGGTCGAGCGGTTGCAGGTGGTGCTCAGCGGCGCCCAGCTCGGCGGTCCCGAGATCGTCGTGCACGATGTCGAGGCCCACCACCGGGGCACCCGGCTGGCCGGCGCCCCGCGCGACGACCCGTTCCGGTTGCGGGTGGTCTCACGCACCGGGAGCGGTACCCGCACCATCTCGATGGACCGGTTGCGCACCCATATCGGTGACGATCTGGCCGCCGATATCGGTGCGTTGTTGAACAGCGGGGCCACCTTCGACGGGCGGCGGCTGCAGGCGCGCGATATCGCGGTGATCGTCGAAACCCATCGGGACGCGCGGGCCTGTGATGCGGCGCTGGCCAAGGCCGGGATCCCGGCGGTCTACACCGGGGACTCGAACGTGTTCGCCTCCCGCGCCGCACACGATTGGCTGTGCCTGCTGGAGGCGTTCGACCAACCGCACCGCTCCGGGTTGGTGCGGGCCGCGGCGGCGACGCTGTTCTTCCGCGAGACCGCCGAAACCCTTGCCGCCGGCGGCGATACGTTGACCGATCGGGTGGCCGAGGAGTTGCGCAGCTGGGCCGGGCACGCCCGCGAGCGCGGGGTCGCCGCGGTGTTCGAGGCGGCCCAGCTGGCCGGGATGGGCACGCAGGTGTTGTCCTGGCAGGGTGGCGAGCGGTTGATGACCGACCTGGCGCATGTGACGCAGCTGCTGCAGGAGACTGCACACCGGGAGGGTTACGGCCTTCCCGCGCTACGGGATTGGTTGCGCACCCAGACCGGTGAGGACGGCGGGGCCACCGAACGCAACCGGCGCCTGGACAGTGATGCCGCGGCGGTGCAGATCATGACGGTGTGGGTGTCCAAGGGGTTGCAATACCCGGTGGTTTATCTGCCGTTTGCCTTCAATCGCTATGCACCCGAACCGAACCCGGTGCTCTACCACGACGGGGAGATCCGCTGCCTGCATGTCGGCGAGGCCGGTCCTGACGTCCTGCGCGCGGGCAAGGCCGAGGTCGCAGCCAACGACAGCCGGCTGACCTATGTGGCGATGACGCGCGCCTGCTCCCAGGTGGTGGCCTGGTGGGCGCCGTCATGGGATGAACGCAACGGCGGGCTCTCCCGGTTGCTGCGCGGACGCCGGCCCGGGCAGGCGCAGGTGCCTGCCGTGTGCTCGCCGGACCGGCTCTCCGATGCCGATGCCAGGGCGAGGTTGCAGGAGTGGGCCGATGCCGGTGGACCCGTGTTGGAGGATTCGGTGATCGAAGCCGTCCCGCCGCCCGCTCGGGTCGACGCACCGGGCGACCTCGACATCCGGCGTTTTCACCGACCCATCGACCTGTCGTGGCGACGCACGTCCTACTCGGGTCTGTTGCGTGCTGCCGAGGAGGCGCCGGTATCCAGCGAGCCCGAGATCGCCGAACTCGACGACGAGGTGGCCGATATGGCCCTGGTGGCGCCGGCCACCGGCGCGGACGTCCCGTCCCCGATGGCGCAGCTGCCCGTCGGCGCGGCATTCGGATCGCTGGTGCACGCCGTCCTGGAGACCGCCGACCCGCACGCAGGTGACCTGGCGGCCGAGTTGCTCGGCCATATCGAACGCCACAGCCCGCAGTGGCCGGTGACGGTGCCCGCTGCCGACCTGGCGGCGGCGCTGGTCCCGCTGCACGATACCGATCTGGGTCCGCTGGCCCCCGGTGTCACGCTGCGTCAGATCGGATTGGCGGATCGGCTGCGCGAGTTGGACTTCGAGATTCCGCTGGCCGGGGGTGACGGCACCGTCGGCGGGTTCGCGCGGCTGACCGACCTGGCCGCGCTGCTGGCCACGTATCTGCCCGCGGGTGATCCGATGCGTCGCTACGTCGACCGGCTGTCCTCGGGATCGCTGGGTGCCCAGCCGTTGCACGGGTATCTGTCCGGGTCCATCGACGCGGTGCTGCGTATCGACGGGCGTTATCTTGTGGTGGATTACAAGACGAACTGGCTAGGCGTGGGCGACGAGCAGCTGACCGCGGCCGACTACGGGCCCGAGCGCCTTGCCGAGGCGATGCTTCATTCGGATTATCCGCTGCAGGCCCTGCTGTACAGCGTTGTGCTGCACCGCTACCTGTCCTGGCGGCTACCGGGTTACGACCCCGATACCCACCTGGGCGGCGTGCTGTATCTGTTCGTGCGCGGCATGTGCGGACCGCACACCCCGGTGACCGACGGCAACCCGGCCGGTGTGTTCAGCTGGAAACCGCCCGCGACGCTCGTCGTCGCCATCGCCGAGTTGCTGAGGGGACCGTGA